A single genomic interval of Fibrobacter sp. UWEL harbors:
- a CDS encoding roadblock/LC7 domain-containing protein, giving the protein MSDFTIYTDDADKVRRLMSAYQASVKAEYIVLCHRDGSIIAEVGSLGLDATPLAVLSTASFDSARQVGLMLGGENFNSVSYAGDNRSIYIAPVDQALLLVQIFPGNRLPNRIDDFNRLLVEKLVDAVPAFTQNTSRLVR; this is encoded by the coding sequence GTGAGTGATTTTACCATTTATACAGATGATGCGGACAAAGTCCGCCGCCTGATGTCTGCTTACCAGGCAAGCGTTAAGGCCGAATACATCGTGCTTTGCCATCGCGACGGTTCTATCATCGCCGAAGTTGGCTCCCTTGGCTTGGACGCTACTCCTCTGGCTGTGTTGAGCACGGCCTCCTTTGACTCCGCCCGTCAGGTGGGTCTTATGCTGGGTGGCGAAAACTTTAACTCTGTTTCCTACGCAGGTGACAACCGTTCCATCTACATTGCTCCGGTGGACCAGGCCCTGCTGTTGGTCCAGATTTTCCCGGGCAACCGCCTGCCGAACCGCATCGACGACTTCAACCGCCTGTTGGTGGAAAAGCTGGTGGATGCAGTCCCCGCATTTACCCAGAATACTAGTCGCTTAGTCCGATAG
- a CDS encoding BamA/TamA family outer membrane protein, with product MKRLVLTYTLLLLAFAGVAFASEGCRIQRIVWTGERTDADETQMAFVMGLPCESWKVTADKIVTDYENQGFISAIVLGNVDSAGVLTVELRRGSAFVWAESVNLDSSGTRPDVFSKLAGLPAGDLVRPLDMERAENRLARLGYFQKTAPAVMFRDPARNRIIPAFSMRGAAVSEAEALLTYSSESGTWEGSIDVSLMNIMGTARDLQVEGFTSEDSRRLEGSYKEPWIFGTQWNLVARGYFDDDSSTRDAYGEIGVTRDIGFDFSIGVFVGVGDKEKTSSLEVSYVSLDRFSLPRSGMRLEASAVWNMARPDSLDNYLRLKASLVKYVPLYKNWIVRAGGQAGGLFATDAVLDRSDYFALGGMDDFKGMDYRFLRTRAYGFSEFALLWQDGYNLSIEAFYQPGLYRELDDDHGWKEEHEYGLAFTQYRSNWSVNFYYALRNGENYLDGIIGIGVKTLF from the coding sequence ATGAAAAGATTGGTTTTGACATATACGTTGTTGCTGCTGGCTTTTGCTGGAGTAGCCTTCGCCTCCGAAGGTTGCCGCATTCAGCGTATTGTCTGGACGGGTGAGCGTACGGATGCGGATGAAACCCAGATGGCTTTTGTTATGGGGTTGCCCTGCGAATCCTGGAAAGTTACAGCAGATAAGATTGTGACTGATTATGAAAATCAGGGGTTTATTTCTGCAATCGTTTTAGGGAATGTGGATAGCGCTGGTGTTTTGACGGTTGAACTTCGTCGGGGTTCTGCGTTTGTCTGGGCGGAAAGTGTGAACCTGGATTCTTCGGGAACGAGACCGGATGTATTTAGCAAGCTGGCGGGATTGCCTGCGGGAGATCTTGTGCGGCCTCTGGATATGGAACGTGCGGAAAATCGTCTTGCTCGTTTGGGATACTTCCAGAAGACTGCTCCTGCGGTAATGTTCCGCGATCCTGCGCGTAACAGGATTATTCCTGCGTTCAGTATGCGTGGGGCGGCTGTTTCCGAAGCGGAAGCCCTGCTGACTTATTCTAGCGAAAGCGGGACGTGGGAAGGTTCAATTGACGTGTCCCTCATGAATATAATGGGGACTGCGAGGGACCTGCAGGTAGAGGGATTTACTTCCGAGGATTCCCGACGTTTGGAAGGTTCCTATAAGGAACCTTGGATTTTCGGGACGCAGTGGAACTTGGTTGCCCGCGGGTATTTTGACGATGACTCCTCCACTCGGGACGCTTATGGAGAAATCGGCGTTACTCGTGATATTGGTTTTGACTTTTCGATTGGAGTTTTTGTGGGCGTGGGGGATAAGGAAAAAACGTCTTCTCTGGAGGTGTCTTACGTTTCCCTGGATCGTTTCTCCTTGCCTCGTTCTGGTATGCGTTTGGAGGCGTCTGCGGTATGGAATATGGCGCGTCCCGATTCTCTGGATAATTACTTGCGCTTGAAAGCTAGCTTGGTCAAGTATGTTCCTCTGTACAAGAACTGGATTGTTCGTGCAGGTGGACAGGCAGGGGGCTTGTTTGCTACGGATGCGGTTCTGGATCGTTCCGACTATTTTGCGTTGGGCGGTATGGATGATTTCAAGGGAATGGATTATCGATTCCTCAGGACTCGTGCTTATGGTTTTTCTGAATTTGCGCTCTTGTGGCAGGATGGTTACAACTTGAGTATTGAGGCTTTTTATCAGCCGGGATTGTATCGGGAGTTGGATGATGATCACGGATGGAAGGAAGAGCATGAGTATGGACTTGCCTTCACTCAGTATCGCAGCAATTGGAGTGTGAATTTCTATTACGCACTCAGGAATGGCGAGAACTACTTAGACGGTATTATAGGGATTGGCGTGAAGACGCTGTTTTAG
- a CDS encoding FISUMP domain-containing protein, which produces MILMACSGDEITYITERNQTVGKLDAGEKLGKCTPEMFGETVYVVDSAAVFFCDENAWVRMTFAYEKDTVVIRDSVIVVEADSGCSFQILDGKTYTLVCESDTLWFDKKDPVVAPSVIEDGKLIDSRDGSKYGVVRLGERTWMAENLNYAGEGSWCYENDKSMCEKYGRLYTFADAKNGCPVGWHLPSKTEWEELVDLIQEAQKLDKWSEVVPYLISATGWSGVESSGSYGFSAYPAGTKKYSSSSFYGVGDETNFWAADGSCLMIKSGSLVIENHDAEYGFSVRCVKN; this is translated from the coding sequence ATGATTCTAATGGCTTGCTCTGGTGATGAAATTACCTACATCACGGAACGTAACCAGACGGTGGGTAAACTGGATGCCGGTGAGAAACTAGGAAAGTGTACTCCGGAGATGTTCGGTGAGACCGTTTATGTGGTGGACTCCGCTGCGGTTTTCTTCTGTGATGAAAATGCCTGGGTTCGCATGACGTTCGCCTATGAAAAGGATACGGTTGTCATTCGGGACTCTGTTATTGTGGTTGAGGCGGACTCTGGTTGTTCTTTCCAGATTCTAGATGGGAAGACTTACACCTTGGTTTGTGAAAGTGATACTTTGTGGTTTGACAAGAAGGATCCGGTGGTTGCTCCCAGCGTGATTGAAGATGGTAAGCTGATTGATTCCAGAGATGGAAGCAAGTATGGTGTAGTTCGATTGGGGGAGCGAACCTGGATGGCTGAAAATCTGAATTACGCAGGTGAAGGTAGTTGGTGTTATGAAAATGATAAGTCCATGTGTGAAAAGTATGGTCGCCTGTATACTTTTGCGGATGCGAAAAATGGCTGTCCTGTGGGCTGGCACCTGCCTTCCAAAACGGAATGGGAAGAACTGGTTGACTTGATTCAAGAAGCGCAGAAGTTGGACAAATGGAGCGAGGTTGTGCCCTATTTGATTTCTGCTACAGGCTGGTCCGGTGTTGAATCTTCTGGAAGCTATGGCTTCTCTGCCTATCCTGCTGGCACAAAGAAATATTCTAGTAGTTCTTTCTATGGCGTCGGGGATGAAACGAATTTCTGGGCGGCCGATGGATCTTGCTTGATGATTAAGAGCGGGTCCTTGGTTATTGAAAACCATGACGCTGAATACGGATTCTCGGTCCGCTGCGTTAAGAACTGA
- a CDS encoding KamA family radical SAM protein, which produces MEQPAFVFTQISDFLDYLGPDFATLIANNPYLASLDRDPTFPFCCSRHYADLIKNAKEPAALLREVLPTKEEYQDVPGFVDDPVGDLPAGKSECVIQKYDQRALIVTTATCGVRCRFCFRRNYPFQNIPNVDIQVGSWLDTHTDIWEVILSGGDPLTLSPAKFQSLIEAIGDHSSITTLRIHTRLPVMRPDLIQQHMELLRELPARFDCVLVSHVDHPDELDEESQVIFGQLKFAGWTLLNQSVLLKGVNESAGTMVQLCRKLFEQGVLPYYLHQLDHAKGVAHYEISDPQAKALVAEIRTKLPGYLVPTLVREIAGEKSKTPV; this is translated from the coding sequence ATGGAACAACCCGCTTTTGTATTCACGCAAATTTCTGATTTTTTAGACTATTTAGGCCCCGATTTTGCAACTTTGATTGCAAACAACCCCTATTTGGCCAGCTTGGACCGCGACCCCACGTTCCCTTTCTGCTGTTCCAGGCATTATGCCGACCTGATCAAGAACGCAAAGGAACCCGCCGCCCTCCTGCGTGAAGTCCTCCCCACAAAAGAAGAATACCAGGACGTTCCTGGCTTCGTGGACGACCCTGTAGGAGACCTTCCTGCAGGCAAAAGCGAATGTGTCATCCAGAAATACGACCAGAGAGCCTTGATTGTTACAACGGCCACCTGTGGCGTACGTTGCAGGTTCTGCTTCCGCAGGAACTACCCCTTCCAGAACATCCCCAACGTCGACATCCAGGTGGGCAGCTGGCTGGACACCCACACGGACATCTGGGAAGTCATCCTCTCCGGAGGCGACCCCCTGACCCTGTCCCCCGCAAAGTTCCAGAGCCTTATTGAAGCCATCGGCGACCACTCTTCCATCACCACCCTCAGGATTCACACCCGCTTGCCAGTCATGCGCCCGGACCTGATCCAGCAGCATATGGAACTCCTCCGGGAACTTCCCGCCCGCTTCGATTGCGTGCTGGTAAGCCATGTGGACCATCCCGACGAACTGGACGAAGAAAGCCAGGTCATCTTTGGCCAGCTGAAATTTGCCGGCTGGACCCTTTTGAACCAAAGCGTTCTGCTCAAGGGCGTAAATGAGTCCGCAGGCACCATGGTCCAGTTATGTAGAAAACTGTTCGAACAGGGCGTCCTCCCCTATTACCTCCACCAGCTGGATCACGCCAAGGGTGTGGCTCATTACGAAATCAGCGACCCGCAGGCCAAGGCCCTCGTCGCTGAAATTCGCACAAAGCTTCCCGGCTATCTCGTTCCAACACTAGTTCGTGAAATCGCCGGGGAAAAAAGTAAGACCCCGGTGTAG
- the efp gene encoding elongation factor P produces MGTVSTNEFRKKLKIMVDGQPYEIIENQFVKPGKGQAFNRVRIKNLVTGRTLERTWKSGDTVEEADVTYGEMTYSYNDGTNWYFMDSETMEMVEIPKENLNGAEMWLLDGATVEVTWWDGKAIEVIPPTFVDLMIIDAPPAVQGNTSGNVLRECTVETGAKVMIPLFIENNTKIRVDTRDGSYLERAK; encoded by the coding sequence ATGGGTACTGTAAGCACCAACGAATTCCGTAAGAAGCTTAAGATTATGGTTGACGGTCAGCCGTATGAAATCATTGAAAACCAGTTCGTGAAGCCGGGTAAGGGCCAGGCTTTCAACCGCGTTCGTATTAAGAACCTGGTTACCGGCCGTACTCTCGAACGTACTTGGAAGAGCGGTGATACCGTTGAAGAAGCCGATGTTACTTATGGCGAAATGACCTACAGCTACAATGACGGCACTAACTGGTACTTCATGGATTCTGAAACCATGGAAATGGTTGAAATTCCTAAGGAAAACCTGAATGGCGCAGAAATGTGGCTCCTTGACGGTGCTACCGTTGAAGTGACCTGGTGGGATGGAAAGGCTATCGAAGTCATTCCGCCGACCTTCGTTGACCTCATGATCATCGACGCTCCTCCGGCTGTCCAGGGCAACACCAGCGGTAACGTTCTCCGTGAATGCACCGTTGAAACTGGCGCTAAGGTGATGATTCCGCTGTTCATCGAAAACAACACTAAGATCCGCGTGGATACCCGCGACGGTTCTTATCTCGAAAGAGCTAAGTAA